A window of the Loxodonta africana isolate mLoxAfr1 chromosome 3, mLoxAfr1.hap2, whole genome shotgun sequence genome harbors these coding sequences:
- the LOC135230647 gene encoding putative gustatory receptor clone PTE03, protein MTSENQTGVAAFSLLGLSEDSERQPFLFGLFLTMYLVTVLGNLLIILAISSDSHLHTPMYFFLSNLSFTDICFSTTTVPKMLVNIQTQNKSISYTGCLTQVCFLMIFAGMENFLLAAMAYDRYVAICQPLRYTVIMNSHLCGLLILLSLFISLVDALLHSLMILRLSFCTDREIPHFFCELAQVIKLACSNTLVNNILVYLLTSILGGGPLLGIIFSYIKIISSILRIPSTGGMYKAFSTCGSHLSVVFLFYGTVFGVYISSAVTHSSKKTAVASVMYTVVPPMMNPFVYSLRNRDMKGALKKLLWRTFSFS, encoded by the coding sequence ATGACATCAGAAAACCAAACTGGTGTAGCAGCATTCTCCCTCCTGGGGCTCTCAGAGGATTCAGAACGGCAGCCCTTCCTGTTCGGACTATTCCTGACCATGTACCTCGTCACTGTGTTGGGGAACCTACTCATTATCCTGGCCATCAGCTCAgactcccacctccacacccccatgtactttttcctctccAACCTGTCCTTCACTGACATCTGTTTCAGCACCACCACGGTCCCCAAGATGCTGGTGAACATCCAGACACAGAACAAATCCATCAGTTACACAGGCTGCCTCACCCAGGTTTGCTTCCTCATGATATTTGCAGGCATGGAAAATTTTCTCCTTGcagcaatggcctatgaccgctatgtggccatctgccaaCCACTGAGGTATACAGTCATCATGAACTCTCACCTCTGTGGTCTGCTGATTCTACTCTCCTTGTTCATTAGTTTGGTGGATGCCCTGCTCCACAGTCTGATGATACTAAGGCTGTCCTTCtgcacagacagggaaatccctCACTTCTTCTGTGAGCTTGCTCAGGTCATCAAACTTGCCTGCTCCAATACTCTTGTCAATAACATCCTGGTATACTTACTAACTAGTATACTGGGTGGTGGTCCACTCCTTGGGATTATTTTCTCTTACATTaaaattatttcttccattctgaGAATACCATCAACTGGTGGAATGTATAAAGCTTTCTccacctgtgggtctcacctGTCAGTGGTTTTcttattctatgggacagtttttgGGGTGTACATTAGTTCTGCAGTTACTCATTCTTCCAAGAAGACAGCAGTAGCCTCAGTGATGTACACTGTGGTCCCTCCAATGATGAACCCATTTGtttacagcctgaggaacagggACATGAAGGGAGCCTTGAAGAAACTCCTATGGAGAACATTTTCCTTTTCATGA
- the LOC100663020 gene encoding putative gustatory receptor clone PTE03 yields the protein MTSENQTGVAAFSLLGLSEDSELQPFLFGLFLTMYLVTVLGNLLIILAISSDSHLHTPMYFFLSNLSFTDICFSTTTVPKMLVNIQTQNKSISYTGCLTQVCFLMIFAGMENFLLAAMAYDRYVAICQPLRYTVIMNSHLCGLLILLSLFISLVDALLHSLMILRLSFCTDREIPHFFCELAQVIKLACSNTLLNNILTYLLTSVLGSVPLLGIIFSYFKIVSSILRIPSAGGMYKAFSTCGSHLSVVFLFYGTAFGVYISSAVTRSFKKTAVASVMYTVVPPMMNPFVYSLRNRDMKGALKKLLQRTFSFS from the coding sequence ATGACATCAGAAAACCAAACTGGTGTAGCAGCATTCTCCCTCCTGGGGCTCTCAGAGGATTCAGAACTGCAGCCCTTCCTGTTCGGACTATTCCTGACCATGTACCTCGTCACTGTGTTGGGGAACCTACTCATTATCCTGGCCATCAGCTCAgactcccacctccacacccccatgtactttttcctctccAACCTGTCCTTCACTGACATCTGTTTCAGCACCACCACGGTCCCCAAGATGCTGGTGAACATCCAGACACAGAACAAATCCATCAGTTACACAGGCTGCCTCACCCAGGTTTGCTTCCTCATGATATTTGCAGGCATGGAAAATTTTCTCCTTGcagcaatggcctatgaccgctatgtggccatctgccaaCCACTGAGGTACACAGTCATCATGAACTCTCACCTCTGTGGTCTGCTGATTCTACTCTCCTTGTTCATTAGTTTGGTGGATGCCCTGCTCCACAGTCTGATGATACTAAGGCTGTCCTTCtgcacagacagggaaatccctCACTTCTTCTGTGAGCTTGCTCAGGTCATCAAACTTGCCTGCTCCAATACTCTTCTCAATAACATCCTGACATATTTACTAACTAGCGTACTGGGTAGTGTTCCTCTCCTTGGGATTattttttcttactttaaaattGTTTCTTCCATTCTGAGAATACCATCAGCTGGTGGAATGTATAAGGCTTTCTccacctgtgggtctcacctGTCAGTGGTTTTCTTATTCTATGGGACAGCTTTTGGGGTGTACATTAGTTCTGCAGTTACTCGTTCTTTCAAGAAGACAGCAGTAGCCTCAGTGATGTACACTGTGGTCCCTCCAATGATGAACCCATTtgtctacagcctgaggaacagggACATGAAGGGAGCCTTGAAGAAACTCCTGcagagaacattttctttttcatga